From a region of the Dehalococcoidia bacterium genome:
- a CDS encoding elongation factor Ts, with amino-acid sequence MDCKKALEEARGDMEKAQAILRAKGAVSAAKLAHRETRQGLVDAYIHSGGRIGALVEVNCETDFVARTEVFQALAHDLAMQVAAMSPKYLSKEDMPPGETAPPSEVCLLHQPYIKDPTRTVQDRINEVIAKTGENVRVRRFARFALGE; translated from the coding sequence ATGGACTGTAAGAAAGCCTTGGAGGAGGCCCGCGGCGATATGGAAAAGGCCCAGGCTATCCTCCGCGCCAAAGGGGCCGTCTCCGCCGCCAAACTAGCCCATCGGGAGACCCGCCAGGGCCTCGTGGACGCCTACATCCACAGCGGCGGGCGCATCGGGGCGTTGGTGGAGGTGAACTGCGAGACCGACTTCGTCGCTCGCACCGAAGTGTTCCAGGCCCTGGCCCACGACCTGGCGATGCAAGTGGCTGCCATGTCCCCCAAATACCTCTCCAAAGAGGACATGCCCCCCGGAGAGACGGCTCCGCCCTCGGAGGTGTGTCTTCTGCACCAGCCCTACATCAAAGACCCCACACGCACCGTGCAAGACCGCATCAACGAGGTTATCGCCAAAACCGGGGAGAACGTGCGGGTACGGCGCTTCGCCCGCTTCGCCCTCGGCGAGTAG
- the rpsB gene encoding 30S ribosomal protein S2, translated as MSMKALLEAGVHFGHQTRRWHPRMRRFIYTQRNGIHIIDLQQTLQQLEKACAFVEDLAARGGTILFVGTKKQAQEAIANEAQRCGAFYVNQRWLGGTITNWATISTRLDYLRQLEERKTAGYFEHLPKKEASRLEDELRRLQKYFSGIKGMTRLPDAVYVVDIGHENIAVQEARKARIPIVALIDTDADPDLVDYPIPGNDDAIRSIRLITSRIADAVLKGKARYQAEAAADKEAAHLQADDSAPAQGMAESQAPPTPTS; from the coding sequence ATGAGTATGAAGGCACTCCTGGAGGCTGGGGTGCACTTCGGCCACCAGACCCGTCGCTGGCATCCCCGCATGCGGCGGTTCATCTATACCCAGCGCAACGGCATTCACATCATTGACCTGCAGCAGACCTTACAGCAACTGGAAAAGGCCTGCGCCTTTGTGGAGGACCTAGCCGCCCGGGGCGGCACGATCCTGTTCGTGGGCACTAAAAAACAGGCCCAAGAAGCCATCGCCAACGAAGCCCAACGGTGCGGGGCCTTTTATGTCAACCAGCGGTGGCTGGGGGGAACCATCACCAACTGGGCCACCATCTCTACCCGTCTGGACTACTTGCGCCAGTTAGAAGAGCGTAAGACCGCCGGCTACTTTGAGCACCTCCCCAAAAAAGAGGCCAGCCGTCTGGAGGATGAACTGCGCCGTTTGCAGAAATATTTCAGCGGCATCAAGGGCATGACCCGCCTTCCAGACGCCGTGTATGTCGTGGACATCGGCCACGAGAACATCGCCGTGCAAGAGGCCCGAAAAGCCCGTATCCCCATCGTGGCCCTTATTGACACCGATGCAGACCCGGACCTGGTGGACTACCCCATACCGGGCAACGACGACGCCATCCGCTCCATCCGTCTGATCACCAGCCGCATCGCCGATGCGGTGCTCAAGGGCAAAGCCCGCTACCAAGCTGAAGCAGCCGCCGACAAGGAGGCGGCGCACTTGCAGGCCGACGACTCGGCCCCAGCCCAGGGCATGGCTGAGAGCCAGGCCCCCCCGACACCTACCTCCTAG